One Lujinxingia sediminis DNA segment encodes these proteins:
- a CDS encoding type I restriction enzyme HsdR N-terminal domain-containing protein — protein MSEDSVKNPSVIVRDELQEWATNLVQHVTKERDVETGIVDLLLGELGYSHLVTYKQSVTLSELRIGSGTARARNVNFIADYVLGNSNEWRTPGKPWAVIEVKKNEANITATRAQAQSYADYLKVPYYVLIDNLTIILYQRRLTVEDKDIFTINLDPQNLQNEWEKFAQLRQYLDINNLKNECVRIRNVERETTDFYTTALLQLPAQKNEVIFRKVEDAWKCSHTEEELLNAGFWWGNPEKHGARAKRTVKIDGELDINSKMAKVIQRLLLHSGIVSLSVSHQLNLWERFFENKWKLLNISSTIKIMALQSISIFRTEHIIEDIESLAKRIDSSLDEWCVSCVLWFSNEMLHCRDCHLANEHQGTWTKIYEEHTYNEVLKSEQEYFTPMFLRAMLQPVENTAERRRLGEPALLMGPETIRFLADGAFFAICLSREFKSIELYNVSEDGVNNLSIGETKIPCGVIHTLPVVGSSGLVYIEDLFREDAAILGLTRLNLSLPSDSQIGNLRSYRGSEISIDEKPLFCGVTFSLDHNTRVVMRAQGWAGFSSAIRKQVDDQLTKRSNS, from the coding sequence ATGAGCGAAGATTCCGTAAAAAACCCATCTGTCATCGTTAGAGACGAACTGCAAGAGTGGGCAACTAATTTAGTTCAGCACGTAACTAAAGAAAGAGATGTTGAAACGGGAATCGTTGATCTGTTACTTGGTGAGCTTGGTTATAGCCATCTTGTAACGTACAAACAAAGTGTGACCTTGAGCGAGCTTCGGATAGGCTCCGGCACTGCAAGAGCTAGAAACGTAAACTTTATAGCCGATTACGTTCTAGGAAATTCAAATGAGTGGAGAACTCCAGGAAAGCCCTGGGCAGTAATAGAAGTCAAAAAGAATGAAGCAAATATTACTGCAACACGAGCACAGGCACAATCCTATGCCGACTATTTAAAAGTCCCATATTATGTACTGATTGATAATCTTACAATTATTTTATACCAAAGAAGGTTGACTGTTGAAGATAAAGATATTTTTACTATTAACCTCGACCCACAGAATCTTCAAAATGAATGGGAAAAATTTGCGCAACTACGTCAGTATCTTGATATAAACAACCTCAAAAATGAGTGTGTCCGAATACGTAACGTAGAACGTGAAACAACCGATTTTTATACGACAGCTCTTTTGCAATTGCCGGCACAAAAAAACGAAGTGATTTTTCGTAAAGTTGAAGATGCTTGGAAGTGTAGTCATACTGAAGAAGAACTATTAAATGCAGGTTTTTGGTGGGGAAATCCGGAAAAACACGGGGCACGTGCTAAACGAACAGTTAAAATTGATGGTGAGCTAGATATTAACTCTAAGATGGCTAAAGTCATTCAGCGCCTTCTATTACATTCTGGCATAGTTTCGTTAAGCGTGTCGCATCAACTAAACTTATGGGAGCGTTTTTTCGAAAACAAATGGAAACTTCTAAACATATCTTCGACAATAAAAATTATGGCCCTTCAGTCAATTTCCATATTCCGCACGGAACACATAATCGAGGATATTGAGTCTCTCGCGAAGAGAATTGACAGTAGCCTAGACGAGTGGTGTGTAAGTTGTGTTTTGTGGTTTTCAAATGAAATGTTACATTGTCGTGATTGCCATTTAGCAAACGAACATCAAGGAACTTGGACAAAAATATACGAAGAACATACGTATAATGAAGTTTTGAAGAGCGAGCAAGAGTATTTTACTCCAATGTTTTTACGCGCGATGCTTCAACCCGTTGAAAACACGGCTGAAAGACGTAGATTGGGTGAACCAGCTTTACTTATGGGACCTGAGACAATTCGGTTTCTTGCGGACGGAGCATTCTTTGCGATTTGTCTTTCTCGAGAATTTAAATCGATTGAGCTATATAATGTATCTGAAGATGGTGTTAATAATTTAAGCATCGGTGAAACAAAAATTCCATGTGGTGTAATTCATACACTACCCGTAGTTGGCTCCAGCGGTTTGGTGTATATTGAAGATCTTTTTCGTGAGGATGCGGCGATATTGGGACTAACTCGTCTCAATTTATCACTGCCCTCAGATAGCCAGATTGGTAACCTTAGGTCTTATCGTGGTAGCGA